One Aegilops tauschii subsp. strangulata cultivar AL8/78 chromosome 7, Aet v6.0, whole genome shotgun sequence genomic window carries:
- the LOC109763697 gene encoding nuclear transcription factor Y subunit B-10-like, translating to MRGALPMDPRARIHPDATTLVDQCVKEFINMVTVQAETERGKDGKKKMTGLHVIKAFDTLGYSNYVGPLTEHLRRHREVKGYVGVGRGNKRATAQRQAATGQMAPQPSDTALGPPPAGITVQGQLPPAAVTTATEEMAPQPSVFMLGVSRPDGVTVQGQALAATVTTATGEMEPAAPQLFGFALGQPPPQKRVRGGWSGDALASSSSMPPACDDE from the coding sequence ATGCGAGGCGCCCTGCCGATGGACCCGCGCGCCAGGATCCACCCAGACGCCACAACCCTCGTGGACCAGTGTGTCAAGGAGTTCATCAACATGGTCACCGTCCAGGCCGAAACGGAGCGCGGAAAGGACGGCAAGAAGAAAATGACTGGCCTCCACGTGATCAAAGCTTTCGACACCCTCGGCTACAGCAACTACGTCGGGCCCCTCACTGAGCACCTCCGCCGGCACCGCGAGGTTAAGGGCTACGTGGGAGTTGGACGCGGCAACAAGCGAGCCACCGCGCAGCGGCAGGCTGCGACGGGGCAGATGGCGCCACAGCCGTCCGACACCGCGTTGGGTCCACCGCCGGCAGGCATCACGGTGCAAGGTCAGTTGCCGCCGGCCGCTGTGACGACGGCAACGGAGGAGATGGCACCACAGCCGTCCGTCTTTATGTTGGGTGTATCGCGGCCGGACGGTGTCACGGTGCAAGGTCAGGCGTTGGCTGCCACTGTGACGACGGCGACCGGGGAGATGGAACCAGCAGCACCACAGCTGTTCGGCTTTGCATTGGGTCAGCCACCTCCACAGAAGCGTGTCCGTGGCGGGTGGTCCGGAGATGCGCTGGCAAGCAGCTCTAGCATGCCACCAGCGTGTGATGACGAGTGA
- the LOC109763710 gene encoding uncharacterized protein encodes MENDGVPNGPAAPAPTQATPVVREQDRLMPIANVIRIMRRALPAHAKISDDAKEAIQECVSEFISFVTGEANERCRMQHRKTVNAEDIVWALNRLGFDDYVVPLSVFLHRMRDPEAGTGGAAAGDSRAVTSAPPRAAPPVIHAVPLQAQRPMYAPPAPVQVQNQMQRPGYAAPAPVLVQNQVQRPVYAPPALVQVQMQRGIYGPRAPVHGHSVGMAPMRANVGGQYQVFGGEHVMAQQYYGYGYEEGAYGAGSSNGGAVIGDEESSSNGVPAPGEGTGEPEPEPAAEESQDKPVQSG; translated from the coding sequence ATGGAGAACGACGGCGTCCCCAACGGACCAGCGGCGCCGGCGCCTACCCAGGCGACGCCGGTGGTGCGGGAGCAGGACCGGCTGATGCCGATCGCGAACGTGATCCGCATCATGCGCCGCGCGCTCCCTGCCCACGCCAAGATCTCCGACGACGCCAAGGAGGCGATCCAGGAATGCGTGTCGGAGTTCATCAGCTTCGTCACCGGCGAGGCCAACGAACGGTGCCGCATGCAGCACCGCAAGACCGTCAACGCCGAAGACATCGTGTGGGCCCTAAACCGCCTCGGCTTCGACGACTACGTCGTGCCCCTCAGCGTCTTCCTGCACCGCATGCGCGACCCCGAGGCGGGGACAGGTGGTGCCGCTGCAGGCGACAGCCGCGCCGTGACAAGTGCGCCTCCCCGCGCGGCCCCGCCCGTTATCCACGCCGTGCCGCTGCAGGCTCAGCGCCCGATGTACGCGCCCCCGGCTCCGGTGCAGGTTCAGAATCAGATGCAGCGGCCCGGGTATGCTGCCCCGGCTCCGGTGCTGGTTCAGAATCAGGTGCAGCGGCCCGTGTACGCTCCCCCGGCTCTGGTGCAGGTTCAGATGCAGCGGGGCATCTATGGGCCCCGGGCTCCAGTGCACGGGCACTCCGTCGGAATGGCGCCCATGCGGGCCAACGTCGGCGGGCAGTACCAGGTGTTTGGCGGAGAGCATGTCATGGCCCAGCAATACTACGGGTACGGGTACGAGGAAGGAGCATACGGCGCAGGTAGCAGCAACGGAGGAGCCGTCATTGGCGACGAAGAGAGCTCGTCCAACGGTGTGCCGGCGCCCGGGGAGGGTACGGGGGAGCCAGAGCCAGAGCCAGCAGCAGAAGAATCGCAGGACAAGCCCGTCCAATCTGGCTAG